A single window of Nematostella vectensis chromosome 4, jaNemVect1.1, whole genome shotgun sequence DNA harbors:
- the LOC5502937 gene encoding E3 ubiquitin-protein ligase ZNRF3, translated as MDAKFLLVWTVFSCLHVYGASVDGLQTASVEVVIYENTGSDYTTYTYELKGKFSKAGAATSAEGDILQIHPLGLCNTSDDRDLYEYGWVGVVKLTAPDGQNRPCFTLFEKAKRAMQRGATAIIFDTTDVPDAVEELNSIEDQAVRPVVLIKGPDAKKLMNILKNQKVARARIQYGVAGYTPQRAANEYLDMVIFMTFFILVSVICFILLLKIKWRQKQKESSLTRMALHALSRMETRQYESSLANSERSSHIEEDGLSETASLASHVTEKNPKCVICLEGFKNGQDLRIVPCRHEFHKECVDPWLLSNFTCPLCMLNIVERDNSKKKPGRPRRWFSSLACGRCLRVREAEHSPLNLNTFHHDFQIVSIQESEQEDSNKYGNTTNNDAPLRSGRESNSVANLSDISSVDFNRDIEGRISEANSSDGTCAFGYMPVLPPLRRDYTHQMVVVAPLKAGMLDASQEDIV; from the exons ATGGACGCAAAGTTCCTCTTGGTTTGGACGGTGTTTTCGTGTCTTCACGTGTACGGTGCTAGCGTAGACGGCCTACAAACAGCTTCCGTAGAAGTTGTGATCTATGAAAACACTGGAAGTGACTACACGACCTATACTTATGAACTTAAAGGGAAATTTTCAAAAGCTGGAGCGGCGACGAGCGCAGAGGGTGATATTTTGCAG ATCCACCCCCTTGGATTATGTAACACTTCAGATGACAGAGATCTTTACGAATATGGATGGGTAGGCGTGGTAAAACTTACTGCCCCAGATGGACAGAACAGACCATGCTTCACTTTATTTGAGAAG GCAAAGCGAGCCATGCAAAGAGGTGCAACTGCTATCATATTTGACACAACAGATGTCCCTGATGCGGTTGAGGAG CTCAACTCTATTGAGGACCAGGCAGTCAGACCTGTGGTTTTGATAAAAGGGCCAGATGCCAAGAAACTTATGAATATTTTGAAGAA TCAAAAGGTAGCAAGGGCTAGGATACAATATGGCGTTGCTGGTTACACGCCACAG cGGGCTGCAAATGAGTATCTGGATATGGTCATTTTCATGACCTTCTTCATCCTTGTCTCTGTCATATGCTTTATTCTTCTTCTGAAG ATCAAATGGCGACAAAAGCAAAAAGAG TCCTCTTTAACAAGAATGGCGCTACACGCGTTGTCAAGAATGGAAACCAGACAATACGAAAGCAGTTTGGCAAACTCTGAACGCTCGAGCCATATAGAAGAAGACGGGCTTAGCGAGACTGCAAGTTTGGCTAGCCACGTTACGGAAAAGAACCCTAAATGTGTCATCTGTTTGGAAGGATTTAAAAATGGCCAG GACTTGCGAATAGTTCCTTGTCGTCATGAGTTTCACAAGGAGTGCGTGGATCCATGGcttttgtcaaattttacATGTCCTTTGTGTATGCTAAATATTGTGG aGCGCGATAATTCAAAAAAGAAACCTGGCCGCCCGCGCCGCTGGTTCTCGTCTCTTGCTTGCGGGCGCTGCTTAAGAGTCCGGGAAGCGGAGCATTCTCCTCTTAACTTGAATACGTTTCACCACGACTTTCAAATTGTCTCCATACAAGAATCAGAGCAAGAGGACTCTAATAAATATGGAAATACAACGAACAATGACGCGCCATTGCGGTCAGGGCGTGAATCGAACTCTGTTGCGAATCTTAGCGATATCTCGTCAGTGGACTTTAACAGAGATATCGAAGGAAGAATATCCGAGGCGAATTCTAGTGACGGCACGTGCGCGTTCGGTTATATGCCTGTTTTGCCGCCATTACGGAGGGACTACACACATCAAATGGTCGTAGTGGCGCCGCTCAAAG CGGGAATGCTAGACGCTTCGCAGGAAGATATTGTATAG
- the LOC5502934 gene encoding Golgi SNAP receptor complex member 1 isoform X1: MASPPINKWEDLRRKARQLENEIDLKLVSFSKLGTSYNNEAKENSDKTPLLHSSTNDRMFETMSLEIEQLLSKLTEVNDSMAEFASGLHNLGQSNAAQLHTLQRHRDILQDYSHEFTKTKANIQAYRDREDLLGSVHRDINAYKTGLNRRTDLYLKENEHIRNSDRLTDDAIGIALATKENLQSQRGMLHGVTGRLSNVTHRFPALNNLMQKINLRKRRDSIILACVIALCTILMLIFALR; the protein is encoded by the exons ATGGCTTCCCCTCCAATCAATAAGTGGGAag ATTTACGAAGAAAAGCAAGACAACTTGAGAACGAAATTGATTTGAAGTTGGTATCATTTAGTAAACTTGGAACGTCATACAACAATGAAGCTAAGGAAAA TTCGGACAAAACTCCTCTTTTGCACAGCTCTACGAATGATCGGATGTTCGAGACGATGTCCTTGGAAATTGAGCAGCTTCTATCCAAG CTGACTGAAGTGAATGACTCCATGGCAGAGTTTGCATCTGGTCTGCACAATCTGGGCCAGTCTAATGCTGCCCAGCTACACACCCTCCAAAGGCACAGAGATATACTGCAAGACTACTCTCATGAATTCACAAAGACTAAG GCTAACATCCAGGCTTACAGAGACAGAGAAGACTTATTAGGATCTGTCCATAGGGACATAAA tGCATATAAAACTGGTCTCAACCGAAGAACAGATCTATACCTCAAGGAGAACGAACACATAAGAAA CTCCGACAGATTAACTGATGATGCGATAGG TATTGCATTAGCAACCAAGGAAAACTTGCAGAGTCAACGTGGAATGTTACATGGCGTAACTGGTCGACTGTCCAATGTCACTC ATCGTTTTCCAGCCCTGAACAACTTGATGCAGAAAATCAATCTCAGAAAAAGAAGAGACTCAATTATTCTTGCATGCGTCATAGCACTGTGCACAATACTTATGCTCATCTTTGCATTGAGATGA
- the LOC5502934 gene encoding Golgi SNAP receptor complex member 1 isoform X2 produces MASPPINKWEDLRRKARQLENEIDLKLVSFSKLGTSYNNEAKENSTNDRMFETMSLEIEQLLSKLTEVNDSMAEFASGLHNLGQSNAAQLHTLQRHRDILQDYSHEFTKTKANIQAYRDREDLLGSVHRDINAYKTGLNRRTDLYLKENEHIRNSDRLTDDAIGIALATKENLQSQRGMLHGVTGRLSNVTHRFPALNNLMQKINLRKRRDSIILACVIALCTILMLIFALR; encoded by the exons ATGGCTTCCCCTCCAATCAATAAGTGGGAag ATTTACGAAGAAAAGCAAGACAACTTGAGAACGAAATTGATTTGAAGTTGGTATCATTTAGTAAACTTGGAACGTCATACAACAATGAAGCTAAGGAAAA CTCTACGAATGATCGGATGTTCGAGACGATGTCCTTGGAAATTGAGCAGCTTCTATCCAAG CTGACTGAAGTGAATGACTCCATGGCAGAGTTTGCATCTGGTCTGCACAATCTGGGCCAGTCTAATGCTGCCCAGCTACACACCCTCCAAAGGCACAGAGATATACTGCAAGACTACTCTCATGAATTCACAAAGACTAAG GCTAACATCCAGGCTTACAGAGACAGAGAAGACTTATTAGGATCTGTCCATAGGGACATAAA tGCATATAAAACTGGTCTCAACCGAAGAACAGATCTATACCTCAAGGAGAACGAACACATAAGAAA CTCCGACAGATTAACTGATGATGCGATAGG TATTGCATTAGCAACCAAGGAAAACTTGCAGAGTCAACGTGGAATGTTACATGGCGTAACTGGTCGACTGTCCAATGTCACTC ATCGTTTTCCAGCCCTGAACAACTTGATGCAGAAAATCAATCTCAGAAAAAGAAGAGACTCAATTATTCTTGCATGCGTCATAGCACTGTGCACAATACTTATGCTCATCTTTGCATTGAGATGA